The sequence GTATCTTTTTGCAATCCCTTAGCAATCATAAAATCACTGGTTTCGATTTTgtcaattttattgttatagttatttgcACTACTGTCAGTTAATACTGTTAAtgatttattacttttgttgataatactgttgttgttgtttttttgtatcattatcttaattttcaaaataatcttAATTATAAGTGATCATCCTAActttcatcatcacatatcattagCCTTATTCATCatggtttttattatcaatgatgCAAAGGATGTTGATTTTAATGAACTTGTAGAGTAATCGGGTACTAAAGATCGAATTTAACAAAAGTGTTTTATTATCTTACGTTCAGTTACAGTTACATTTCTCTTACAATGTTATTTGTAATGTACTTCACTTACGGTGTGAATTATCCCGGTTCTCACACCAATATTTGAACTATGTTGTACTCTAAtcgtcgtcctcctcgtcctcatcaGCACGGAATTCAGCagcgtcgtcgtcgtcatcgtcctcGGCCATTTCACCGTCAGGTTTGGCGTCACGGAACTCTGGCAGAACGTTGTCCTCGACGATGCGGTAACCGAAACGGTCGGCGACGTACTTGACGTAGTACTCGTTCCCGTCGGGCGCTACCCACGAGTACTCGCCCTCCACGGCCGTTCCTGGCACGCCCTCCTGCTCGTGCTCCATGTGGTCCTCCTCGAAATCGATGATGTCAGAGGGTCGGGCGGCGGCCAGGGCGACCAGACCCAGAGTGACAAGGACCTGTGAAAACAAAGTTGACAAGTTATGACTGTATGCGTATACCATTTTGTTTATGCAAATGAAATTTACCATTAAGCCAATTTCTGTGACTAAAAGCACAATGCGTACCAGGACTTTCATGTTTGCATCGACTGAGAAGAGACGCTACTGATTGCTCTCTCTGTCGGTCCCCAAATATATAGCAATCGTCCACCACGACCTTGCACCGGGGGCATCTACAGGAGTCCCTGGTTCCTGTTTCTGAGCCTCGTTTTGTTTCCCTATTCACGCTGTAGAGACATTTCAGTATTATGTATCAGCCCCGTTGTCGGATAGTTTACAGAGAATCATTTTAATTTCAGTATGGCGAAGATAAAATCTTGcctttatctgtgtatatatatatatatatatatatatatatatatatatatatatatatatatatatatatatatatatatatgtatatataagtatatatatatatatatatatatatatatatatatatatatatatatatgtatatatatacatatatacatatatcatatacaaatgtgtgtgtgtgtgtgtgtgtgtgtaagagagagagagagagagagagagagagagagagagagagagagaaatagagagagagaatgagagagagagagatatacatacatactcacacacacacacacacacacacacacacacacacacacacacacacacacacacacacaaacaaacatacacacatacacatacatacatacacatccatacatacacacaaacatatatatatatatatatatatatatatatatatatatatatatatatatatatatatatatatatataacacatatacatgcatatgtgtgtttgtgtcagtgatatatatataaaatttgtataaataaataaataaataaataaataaaactgaacgAAATTTTCTGGGAAGCTACCGCTCTTCCAGCGTTTTATGTGTTTCACTTAACTATCTTCTTGGTAATAAACTCTCTAACAGCCTGAAAGGTACACAGATAACTTCGTATATATCTGAAACAATCAACAGAAGCTGtaaccggattttttttttttcttcttcttctttttttcttttttttactgtttatagaAGATACCATGTATGTCGATTCTTAAGGTGTCTGGGTGTCTTAAGAAAGGGGATTCCCCGAATTCTAGTTTGATGTATAGGCTGACCTCCGTTTTGTAGAAtacttcattatcttattttcaaaatgctgccaataataataaaagttaatagtaatggtaaagatgataacgataatagtatttttctttttctttttcttttttttatatttattcttcttgtttctcctattcctcttccttttcctcttcctctttttcttcttcttcgttgcgATGTGGTACTGGAATACATTTTACTAAATGCTGTTTGTCTTCCGTTGAattcatatgcatattcataagcCTAAAAGATGATCAGTATTACCATATTGTAGGATGTTAGGTACCAATAATAAATCCCTATTTTTAGTCTTATATGCTCATTTACtcatatattcatcattaccaacctatcattaccatcttcataaACAtggttattagcatcattactatcatcattactattattgttgtcattgtcattaatattttgattatcattgttattatcatcactatcacaaattttatcattgttatcatcattactttatcctttttgttattgttatcatcattattttatcatgattatcatctttattatcattatcaacctcattatcatcatcaatcattatttaattcatcatcatcactatcagtacatattttcatcatcattaccataacctCCAGAACCATCATGTATTTCACGCAAAGAAGATCAAACATGACATTCAGCTTCGATTGTCTTGCATTGCCATAAGTTAGCAATCCGGACGAATTCCGAATGGATGCCGAAGATGCCAGACCTGAGCTCTGCCGGGTAAGACAAAGGGTGATTTAAGGGTCAGAGGAAATTTAAGGGTCAACAGATATTCAAAGGTCAGTGGAAAGGTGTTCAATGTTCAATAAGATCCAGTATATACACGTGCTTTCTTTCTTCATATGTTTGTGCTTATGGTATATGCTAATTTCATATTACATCAAACTTCTATGTTTTGTTGATAATCGCATGCTGTTCCATTAGTGCATGCGAGGATCATCAGATAAGAGGAATTAGTGATATTTCGTATGCGTCATTGCAAAAATGTGCTGTTActgtctttgttttcttattttcacctGTATTTGTATTCTTACTGTCATCACTAATATATTgacattattctcattttccttagCGCCATCCACCTCATCATCTTATGTATTAGTATAACCACTGTTGGTATTGCTTTTGTAAATGGTGATCTTGATACAGATATTCGGTAACtaaaatcatcaaaataaaaaagaaaatatttattttttctcgtattttcagTGAACATTACAACATATTCGTAATATATTTCATCTAAtcgtcgtcctcctcgtcctcatcaGCACGGAATTCAGCagcgtcgtcgtcgtcatcgtcctcGGCCATTTCACCGTCAGGTTTGGCGTCTCGGAACTCTGGCAGAACGTTGTCCTCGACGATGCGGTAACCGAAGCGGTCGGCGATGTACTTGACGTAGTACTCGTTCCCGTCGGGCGCTACCCACGAGTACTCGCCCTCCACGGCCGTTCCTGCCACGCCCTCCTGCTCGTGCTCCATGTGGTCCTCCTCGAAGTCGATGATGTCAGAGGGTCGGGCGGCGGCCAGGGCGACCAGACCCAGAGTGATAAGGACCTGTGAAGATCGCGTCACAcaacatcattatttcaatatattttaaccACAACCTCTCATAAAATTACAGCTAAAAATACATATGCCAGTCCAAATAATCCCTAAGGTCTTCATTACCAACAATTTTATATTCAACTTACCAGGACCTTCATAGCTGTTCTGGCTAAGGACATGAGCTTACTGACTCCTCTATACGTCGGTCCCCTGGATATATAGCAGCCGCCCCCCACGACCTTGTACCACGGATATAAGTGTAGGTATCCACTAAGTGTAGGTAACCACTTTTTCGTTCTCCATAGCACCTTTTTAACGTTTTTTCTCCCTCGGTATGGTAATAGTTTTGGAGACCTCTCGGATAATGCAGGTGCAAAATTGATGAATCTGTGGGTAAGGATGGTGGGTTGACGGGCGTCATTGTGATAGTGTATCCTGCTGACATGATAACGAAAGATATGAGTGTTATTAAAATGATGTTTATGGTGAGGATAAAGAATACTtcaaaagataacagaaaaaatagtaTCTAAAATTCAGTGAGTGTTAATATAACATGACACTATTTAAACATAgctacatatacgtacacacacacacacacacacacacacacacacgcacacatatatatatatatatatgtatatatatatatatatatatatatatatatatatatatatatatatatatatatatacatatgtgtgtgtgtgtgtgtgtgtgtgtgtgtgtgtgtgtgtgtgtatgtgtgtgtacgtatatgtagatgtatgtgtatatagatagatagatatatagataaatagataaataaatatagatatagatatagaattagatatatatccatatatatatatatatatatatatatatatatatatatatatatatgcttatatatacccaatataaaaattacatatatattacttatatatatatatatatatatatatatatatatatataatatatattatatatatatatatatatatatatatatatatatatatatattatatatatatatatatatataatatatatatatatatatatatatatagtataagatatattgaGCTATCTAGCTATCCAAGCTATAATATacgaataagtataaaatatatatataatatagatatatatataatatgatatatatatatatataatatatacttatatatatatagaagaatagagagagaatgagaagaagaagagagagagagagaagagagagaagagagagagagagaaagagagatacagagagacagagagatatagatagcatgatcataacgataatgatattaataataattgtaatgataataataacaattataataataatgataattatgataataataataataataataataataataaataataataataaataataatagtaataataacaataataataataataataataatgataataataataataataataataataacaataataataataataataataataataataataacaacatcaacaaaaataataataataatcattataataataatagcataatagtattattaataatgatattaataataataataatggggatgataataataataataatgataataattataataataataattattattattgttattattattattattattatattattattattattattattattattattattattattattattattatcattattattataacaataatgacaatgataatgataataataataataataataacatgataataataacaataatagtaataataataatgatcataacagcaataataataatcatcatcatcatcataataacaataacataataataatattaacaatgataataatgataattataataacaataacaataatattaataattattattgttattattattattttttattattattattattattattattattattattattattattattattattattattattattattattattattattattattattgtcattatcaatattattattattatcattattttttttttttattattattattatttttattattatcattattattattattataatgatagtaatgataataataacaataataataataacaatgataatgaaaaaatcaataataataataatcgtattaatGAGTTTAGAATAGgatactcatgtgtgtgtgtgtgcatattttgatACATACATGAAACccataggtatataaatagataaatagatatgtatatttagatatattttaacatattgaTAGAGATATTTAaacaatagacagataaataaaatatgtatatgaataattgcATAACCACACGGATCTATCGACAGTCAAATGGATAGAAAgacatggacagacagacaggcagacacacatagacaaaagTGATAGGCGGCCAGACTTAAGCGGAAGCTAATATTTGAcacggtacaaaaaaaaaaaatttccccaaccgtgaacttttttttaacaatttaacaatttatttgtaagtgttttattttcaattatgcgTCCACACATGtacattaatacacatatatacgcgtgAACGTATTTAGTCACggacttacacatacacacaaacgtttTGTTCATTAGACGATTTATTCTAcgctaatttttctttctttctttctttctttctttctttctttccttctttttttcttttttttctttttctaagctTTTGTGCTGTGCTTACATTTGCTTTCACTAAGTGTTATAGCGACTTCTGATATCATCCCCGTGATCAAACTAAACTAAatcaaaaatactttttaaaaaatgtcatgatcagaatatgatgtatttattatcgctattatcaaaTCGTAAACAAATAGCATCAGACGTGAAAAGGTTACTAGCAGTGACGCTGAAGTCTAGCAGAAAAAAGCTAGTTACAGGGACACTTTATCGCTATCCATTCCGTGCTAAGTTGgtaaaactccctttttttaacAATCACTTAATGGGTTTTTTGACATTTGAGACATCTATTTTTTTCCAGATCTGTTCATACCATTTTAGGGGTTAAAAAGTTGTTTGGGGTTGCATGTTAGCGGGATCAACAATGAGCTGAATTCGAGATATGTGCAAACCGGCCTAAAACAATTTGCATACACAATTTGCAATTCTGTGGATAACTGtcagatatatgaataataaccatatcaatatatgtatgtatgtatatactttatgcatatatatatatatacatatatatacatatttatatattcatttatttatatacagatatgtgtgtatatatgtatatatgcgtgtctatatataaattgaatacatatatattatacatatatatcatatatacatatatatatatatatatatatatatatatacatatacaaacacagatacatacatacagatatattatacatatatatcatatatgtgtgtgtgtgtgtgtgtgtgtgtgagtgtgtgtgtgtgtgtgtgtgtgtgtgtgtgtgtgtgtgtgtgcgtgtgtgtgtgtttgtgtatgtatgtatgtatgtaggcatggaTACAAAAACAATTCTATGAatctaacaacattaacaacTGCTTAATGAAGACGTTAAATTCACTTATTTTTAAAACTGTCTCTCGAGAAACAAGTCTTTGACTATTAATGTTTTGGCTAAAGGTAGTTAGACCAAGTTATGAAATAATGGAAAtgcagaacaacaaaaaaaaaaagatcacaaaaAGTTATcatataccccccaaaaaacacagaaccaaaaacaatatacaacatGATAACCAtatgcaaaatgaaaaaatatatatatttcctgaacTCTATTTCACCTGAtacaccaaaaggaaaaaaatacgtttactttatttactcatataaacacacaaggtTGAGCTAATGATAATCTGCGTTCATTAGTCTCCGGGGAACTTTCTGACGTCATGTGTCTATTCGTTATCCTGttgcgaaagagggagggagagagagagtggggggaagggtgggagagggtagaggagagagggagagggaggggaggggagagtggggtgaaggaggagggagggagggagggagagagagagagagagagagagagagagagagagagagagagagagagagagagagaggagagggagagggggggggggaggagaggaggaggaggagagagagagaagagagacagagagagaaaagaggagagagagagagagagagagagaagagagagagagagagagagagagagagagagagagagagagagagagagagagagagagagagagagagagagaaacagacaaacagacagatacagacagacagagtacaaAGAAAGATGTAAACAAGCACACGAGACAGGAAAACAGACTCAGAGAGACAAACGTAAAGGAAAACAACCCTtcatcgttgattttttttttttttttcgtttttcattctgtttattcATTCTCTTATTCTTTAACGTAGAAGGGAATGAAACACGAAGAGAGAAAATCGACAGGATGCAACATCAACATCCTCACCATCACGTGGCGTATTGTTGGGGGAACAGCTGTTGTAAAAGCTACTGATGGGGGCGAACGTCAACCGTTTGTTGCCTGGCTATCGGTGTCTCTAAGACCTCGTTACGCCTAATAGGATTTTACCTGAAGATAATGTGTCTTTTCTTGAATTCGTTCGcatcgaaaaaaatcatttttttctatttatctttcgtcttcttattattattctttcatttctccgtcttcttcctctctaatGCAAACGTACaagcaaatacataaaaaacgttaatataacacacacacacacatgcacgcacgcacacacacacaagcacacacacacacacacacacacacatgcacgcacgcacacacacacacacacacacacacacaagcacacaaacacacacacacacacacacacacacacacacacacacacacacacacacacactcacacacacacacacagacgaatatacagaaacaaatacaaatcGACCATGCCAGCTCCTCTATAGACTCCCCGCCAAGTAAACAAAAACTGATTTCCCTTTCAACAACAAAATGCAGCTTCTCCTTCCGTAACCTTGAGAAACTGGAGCTACGTAAGGactaaaaaaaatcgtaaagatGTTGGCGGTGGTTTATTTAGCGGGTGGCTTCTTGGGAGACCGCGACCACACCCttctgagtgagtgagagagagagaagagagagagagagagagagagagagagagagagagagagagagagagagagagagagagagaggagagagagagagagagagagagggaaggagagagagagagagagagagagagagagagagagagagagagagagagagagagagagagagagagagagcatttccCTTCATCGCTCGGCAGACCTGTACCTTCTAGGATTTTCTGCATACCTGCTCCTGTTGACCAGAAGCTGCTAAAAAATGGAGAGGGGATCCCCcggctgagtgtgtgtgtgtgtgtagacagatagatagatagacatatagatagatagacagatatatatacagaggcagatatatatacgtagacatatatatatatatatatatatatatatatatatatatatatatatatatatatatatatatatgtgtgtgtgtgtgtgtgtgtgtgtgtgtgtgtgtgtgtgtgtgtgtgtgtgtgtgtgtgtgtgtgtgtgtgtgtgtgtgtgtgtgtgtgtgtgtgtgtgtaggcatatacatacatacatacatatatata is a genomic window of Penaeus monodon isolate SGIC_2016 chromosome 10, NSTDA_Pmon_1, whole genome shotgun sequence containing:
- the LOC119577736 gene encoding larval cuticle protein 16/17-like; the protein is MKVLVLVTLGLVALAAARPSDIIDFEEDHMEHEQEGVPGTAVEGEYSWVAPDGNEYYVKYVADRFGYRIVEDNVLPEFRDAKPDGEMAEDDDDDDAAEFRADEDEEDDD
- the LOC119577731 gene encoding larval cuticle protein 16/17-like — protein: MSLARTAMKVLVLITLGLVALAAARPSDIIDFEEDHMEHEQEGVAGTAVEGEYSWVAPDGNEYYVKYIADRFGYRIVEDNVLPEFRDAKPDGEMAEDDDDDDAAEFRADEDEEDDD